AATCCGAGCCTCAGGTGTTCGCTCATAATCTGGAAACGGTTCCGCGCCTGATGAAGACAATCCGGCCGGCGTTTCGTTACGACCGTTCGCTGAGTGTCATCAACGCAGCGAAGGAGGCTGGCCTCGTCACAAAATCGAACCTGATTTTGGGCATGGGGGAGACGACCGAAGAAATCGAATCCACCATGCGTGACCTGCTGGACGCGGGGTGTGACATCTTGACCATTACGCAATACCTTCGCCCCTCGGCATTGCACCATCCCATTGACCGATGGGTCAAACCTCAGGAATTCGTGCGACTGCGTGACGTGGCGTATGCGATGGGATTCCCCGCCTGTATGTCAGGGCCGCTCGTGCGTTCCTCCTACCGTTCAGGCAAACTGTGGGGCGAAGCGATGAAGAACCTGGGTCGGGAAATCCCGTCCCAATATGCTGACCTCGTTGAACTGGCCTCCGCTGGTGCGGCGCGTCAGGAAGCCTCAGCTGTTGTGGGACGGATGTCTCCGGCAGAGTGTGCTCACTCAACGTCGGCCGAACCTGCGATCCCTGCCAGCGGGTCGCTGGTAGGACGTCCGCTTCCGGTTTCGGCCCTCTAGGAACCTCATACATCACACAACGCGCGCCTTGAAGCTGGCTGATGAGCCAGTCAAGGCGCGCGTTGTGCGTCGGCAACCAGAAGTTATGACCTCGGCGAGAAGGCGTGTTCAGTGTGATGGCTACCAGTGATGACTGGCACGTTCGAAGCAGGAGCTTCTGGCTCCGTGTCGAACAATGACTGAAAATTCTCCTCGTTGATAATCTGCCGGGACGCATGCGCTCCCCTGAAACCAGATCCGGACGAGGCTGCTGCCGCCATCGAACCACCGGCGCCTGCCATCGCCATCGGCGGAACCATGAAGCCGCGCCCAGTCGCCGCGGCGCCACCACGAGCTGCCAAGGAGGCAGAGGACGCGGCTGACGATTCAGCGGCGTGGAAGCCCAGACGGCCCGCCTGCGTGGGAGCAGATGAAGACGCGTGGACAGCTTCTGCACCTGCCGGAGCCACCGGGATGCGTGAGTCAGGAGTGATATCACCGTTGTGCCGGATACCCGCGAAGGCAGCAGAGTGGCTCATTCTCACATCAGACGCGCTATGAGCGCCCGACACGTCATAGGAGCCTGGCATGCCGTAGGAGCCTGCGTGATACGAACTCGGCAAAGCTGAGGCGTAGTGGGTGCCATAGTAGTCTGAGTAACCCAAGCCGCCATATGCTCCGCCACCGTAATATCCTGAACCTCGGTTCAACGAGGTGCCTCGACCGTACGCCGCAGGATCCATCATCTGACGCTGAGAACCAAAGAGGCCGCCACCCTGTGAGCCACCCGTGATCTTGTTGAGCAGCGCGTTTCCACCAGTGGTGAGAAGCTTGGTGCCGACATCTTTCAGAATCTGACCACCGGGGGTGGCCAGGAACTGATTCAGCAGGCCGCTTACCTTGTCGAACAGGCCCGCAAGCTGACCCAGGAGGCCTTTGAGGTTGCCGATCGACTCGATCACCTTGTTGATCGTTTCGCTGATGCGAGTGGCCAGGCTGGATACTTTGGCGGTGACTTGCTGGATGATCGCCGGCAGTGCCAAACCAGCGGTCGCGACTGCTTCGATTAATGCTGAAGCAAAAGCACCGATGATCTGTGAGAGCGCGTCGCGGACCAGGTCATGAACGACCTGGACGAGGGACGCAGCTACTTCCAGTGCCGTGCCCATTGCATCTGCCCAACGTCCGGCTTTCTCAACGGTCTTGGCGATGTCGCCTTCGAGGGCATTCAGCGCCTGAATGGTCTCACCGCGCATATCGGACAGGTCGACGCGGGTGTGGTTCTGCAGAAGCGTACCGGCTTCAGCGAGCTGAGCGTGAATGTTTTTCCACGTCGCGCTGTAGGCGGCCACCTGGTCGGCATCACCGGTGAACGCATCGAGCCATTCGTCCAGAGGGTGAACATGCTCGATGAGCCACCCCAGACCCATCGCAATCAGTGTGCCCAGCGGGTCGAGGACCGCGGCACCGATATCCAGCGCGGTTGAAAAGAGCGCGACGCCGCCACTGACCCAGTCCTTCGATTCAAAGGCCTTGACGAGGGCCTCACCATCTTCGATCAGCAGCGTACCGGCCAGCTGCCCTGTGGATTCCTGGCGTTCAGCAACCAAAGAATTACTCATGGCGACCCCGCTTACCCCATACGTTTACCTCAGCTTTGAACCCGCGCGTCAGGTCCGCTTCCTGAGAGTTGAAGTCTTCAGTGGTCAATCCGAGCTGCCTGGACGTCCTCTCCAAGGCGTCGGTCGCGCTTTGCATGGTTCGGCGCGCTGCGCTTTCCATGATCAACAACGGAGGCAGCAAGATCGGGGTGCAGAGAAGCCCAAAAGCGGTGCCGCCTATACCCGCTTCATATGAGGCCTGCTTAGCCAGGTCAACAGCGCTGGCCACCTGTGCTACGTGTGCTTTGTGCTGGGACAGTTCGTCTGTTCTGATCTCGAGGTCGCTCACATTTCACCTATCAATCTTGAGACAATCGGAGAATCCTCACCAAACAGTTCGCCCGCGATCGTGTGCACCTGACCGCGAAGGTCCGTGCGCGCCGCGTTGTAAGCCTCCATCACGTCGTAGGCGATGTGATCGGCTGGCACGCCCTGGGCATGACTATCGATATCTGTACTTCTGAGATGACCTTGAAAATTCACCGTGATTCGCACGAGACGGTCGCGACTGGTGCCCTGTCCGGTCACCTTCTCTGCTCGGCGACGAAATTCTGTTGCGGTTTCTGCGTGCTGTTGAGCTTGGGCCACTTGACGCTTGACCCGCTCTTGTGCTTGTGCAATTTCGTCCACACCTAGGAATGTAAACGGAAAACAGGACCTTTGTCCATACCTGACAGCAAATTTCCGCACATTTACATTTGCTCCGTACACCGGCCGCTGCACCGTCATGCAATGTTCTTTTACCGATACGCGTCCACATTGCGACAGAACGTGACGCGTGCGTATGCGCGCACATTCACCCGTTCATTGGATTCAATGCCAATGTGCCTCGTACACGCACATGTCTGGTACACACGCTTCCGGTACACACACCGCCCTGCTAGTCGCCTGGTGCGAACACTGCGCGAAGCGCGGAGACGGTGACCTTGCCGTTGGACGATACCGGCAGTGACTCAACTACCGCCAGGCGCTGAGGCACCTTGAAGCGCGCAAGATATCGACCGGCAAACTCACGTACATCGTGAAGCGATGGCGCTTCGCACCCCTCATTCATGACCAGTACCGCGCTGACAGCTTCGCCCCACTTCACATCGGGCACACCCACCACATGCGCGGATCGGACTCCGTCCATGCGCGTGAGCACCTGTTCAACCTCGTGAGGGAGCACCTTTTCGCCGCCTGTGTTCACCGTGGCCACTTTGCGCCCCACGATGTGAACGAAGCCGTCCTCGTCAATGAAACCCAAGTCGCCGGTGCGCAGCCACGGGCCCCTCAACGATGCCGCGTTGAGTTCCTCGTCATTCCAGTACCCGTTGGTAACGGATGGGCCGGTGCAGATGAGTTCACCAATAGTGTTCGCACGGATGTCTCCCCCGCGCGAGCTGGGCGGCAGAACGCTCGCAACTAACGAGGGGGACTCGCCCGCCCGGGTACCTTCAACTGGGACAGCGTGTGCGTCCAGCCCATCCACCATCTCGATACCGATACGTGTGTGCGGGAAAGGAAAACCGCTGGTTGTGGAGCGGTCGGCTGGAAGACCGGGAACCAGGCACGTACCTGACGCTGCCTGCTCAGTCATCCCCCATACGCTGAACGGTTCAAGGCCTCGTTCGCGCAACATGGCGGCAAGGTCAGCCGGTACGGGTGCGCCGCCGATCAAAGGGCGCGTGAATGAGGGCAACCCATCCGAGGTGAAAGTGGGAACCTGACACATCATGCGGTACATCGTGGGAACGGCGAACATCATCTCCACCTGGTAGCTGCCCAGGGCTTCGACCAGTGCAGCTGGATGGAACGCATCCACGATGATCACCGTTCCGCCCGAGACCGCCAGGTCCAGCGTGGTGCCGTTGAAACCACCGATATGGGACAGGGGAACGCTGACGGCTTCGACGGTGCGTGGACCATATTCGAAGACGTCGCGGAAATTGCGCGTGCCCCACCACAGGTTCTCATGGGTGAGTGTGACGCCCTTGGGATGAGCGGCCGTTCCCGAGGTGTACAAAATTGCGCCGACCGTGTCCGCAGGCAGTGCCGCCACATCAGCAAGCGGCAGGGGAGAGGTCTCAGCAACCGCGCGACTCCACTGGTCAACTGTCACGACGCGTGGCTGGCGGGCCGGGTGGGAAGCGTTGTCGGCGTCGATATTCAAGGTGGTCGCGCGCTCAACGCGGTCAATCTGAGCATCCCCGCAGATGACGACATCCGGCTCGCAGTTGACCAGGATGGCGGCTAATTCCCCGGCCTGCAGGTGCTGATCGAGCGGCACAGTGATGGCTCCTATTGCGGAGCAGGCCACGTGCACGAGCATATGCCAGGCGCAGTTCGGCGCCATGATAATGACGCGGCAGGTGGGCCCGACATTCCAGTCCAATAAGACCTGAGCAGCGCGCAGCGCGTTGTCGAGGCTGTGAGCCAGGGTGCGGCGCGAGGCTTCCGAGTAGGTGTGCGCTGCAGGATCCAGATGCAGCTCGATGAGATTGTCGCGCCCGGCATGGCGCGCAGCGGACAGCGCGAGGAAATGGATGGCGGAAAAATCTGCGTGCGGCTCAGTGATCACGGCTCCTATTATGCAGCCGCCGATGTGCTGACGGTGAACATGAGGTGATGGACACGATCACTAGGAACACGACGGCGCAGACACGTACGATAGAGGGTCGCAACGTTTGTTTACCAGCACAGGAGGCATCACCATGGCAGATGAATCGCGAGTACATAAGGTGGAGGACCGGATTCATCAGACGGTCGCACGCTTGCTGGGCCGACGCATCAAGGATCCGCGCCTGGGGTTCGTGACCATTACAGATGTGCGCGTCACAGGAGACTTGCAGCACGCCTCCGTGTTCTACACCGTCCTGGGTGATGACGAGGAACGCGCAGCAACGGCGCGCGCTTTCGAATCCGCCAAGGGGCTGATTCGCTCCGAAGTGGGCAAGGCATTGGGCATTCGATTGACCCCGACGCTCGAATTCATCCTCGACGCGCTTCCAGAGACGGCCGCCTCCATTGAAGATGCATTGGGCAAGGCTCGTGCGCGTGATGAGGAGATCGCGCGCGGTGCTCAAGGTGCCAGCTATGCCGGCGAGGCAGACCCCTACCGTCATCCCGAAGAAGACGACGAGGAATACGCCGACGAGGGAGGCGCTGACGACACATACGTCGATCAATCAGACATCGACGAGGCCGACGCCGACACCGACGAAATCTAGGCCCGCCCAGATCCATGACACCTACCGATTCGAAGCAGAAGCCACAGCCACCCTCGGGAATTCTGATCGTTGACAAGCCCCAAGGGATGACCAGTCATGACGTGGTGAGCCGTGTGCGACGACTGGCGCACACCCGTAAAGTCGGGCACGCCGGCACGCTCGACCCGATGGCGACCGGTGTGTTGGTGATCGGTATCGGCAAAGCGACGCGGCTGCTCACCTACCTGAGCGCCAGTACGAAGACCTATGACGCCACCATGCGTCTGGGAATCGGGACAACCAGCGAGGACGCAGATGGGCAGGTCACGGAGTGCCCAGGAGCCAGCGATGTGACAGCCGATCAGGTGGCCGACGCTGCCCGTGTGGTGCGTGAACGTGGGTGGCAGGTGCCCTCTGCCGTCTCTGCCATCAAGATCGGTGGGAAGCGTGCGCACGCTCTGGTGCGCGAAGGAGAAGACGTCCACATCCCTCCGCGCGAGGTTCATATCAGCGCGATTGACCTGACTGGGCCGCTCCGCCCGACCGCAGCGGAGGCAGGCGTGCCGGTGGTGGACTGTGATATTCACGTTGAATGTTCGGCCGGCACCTACGTGCGAGCCATTGCCCGCGACATTGCCGAACAGCTCGGCACAGCTGCACACCTGACTGCTTTGCGCCGGCTGCAGGCCGGGGCATTCACCCTGCACGATGCTGCGCCACTGGATCGGCTTGAAGCGCTGTGCGCTGAAGGAGCCGACGTGCCGATCATTCCCATTGGTGAGGCCGTCAGCAGACTCTTTGACACCCTTGAGATTTCTCAGGAGGAGGCCGCGCGCTTTGCTCACGGGAATCCGCCTGAACGCAGCGGCGCGCAGCTGGCTGATATGAATGTGGACCAGCCGATCGGCGTGTATTGTGAAGGCCGGTGTTTAGGCCTGGTGAAGGTACAAAACGGTGCTCTGCGCACGATAAGGGTGTGGTAAGACATGCAGGTGTGGACGTCAATTGACCAAGTGCCACGAGATTTCGCCTCCGTGGTGACCATCGGCAACTTCGATGGTATGCACCGCGGTCATCGGCGTGTGATCTCCGCCTGCGTGGACCGTGCGCGCAAACGTGGGGTGGCGGCAGTGGCCTGCACCTTTGACCCGCACCCCCGGCAAGTCCACCAGCCCGACTCGCATATGCAGCTGATCAGCCCACTGGAAGATCGCCTGAGCGCGATGGATGCTGCCGGCCTCGATCACACGCTTGTCATCCACTATGACCGCTCCTTCTATTCGCTGACGGCGCGCGAGTTCGTCCAGCTCACGCTCGTTGAGGTACTGGGTGCTGTGGAAGTTGTGGTTGGTGAGGATTTCCGCTTCGGCAAAGACAACGCCGGCACGGTCGAAACCCTGCGTGAACTGGGCAGAGAATACGGCTTTGATGTGGTGATGGTCGCTGACATCATCAGCCCGCAAGGTCGGCGCTGGTCGTCGTCCTGGGTTCGTGAACTACTTGACGAGGGTGACGTTGCTCAGGCGGCATATGTTTTGGGCCGACAGCACCGAGTGCGTGGCGTTGTTCAGCA
The sequence above is a segment of the Schaalia radingae genome. Coding sequences within it:
- the truB gene encoding tRNA pseudouridine(55) synthase TruB, which translates into the protein MTPTDSKQKPQPPSGILIVDKPQGMTSHDVVSRVRRLAHTRKVGHAGTLDPMATGVLVIGIGKATRLLTYLSASTKTYDATMRLGIGTTSEDADGQVTECPGASDVTADQVADAARVVRERGWQVPSAVSAIKIGGKRAHALVREGEDVHIPPREVHISAIDLTGPLRPTAAEAGVPVVDCDIHVECSAGTYVRAIARDIAEQLGTAAHLTALRRLQAGAFTLHDAAPLDRLEALCAEGADVPIIPIGEAVSRLFDTLEISQEEAARFAHGNPPERSGAQLADMNVDQPIGVYCEGRCLGLVKVQNGALRTIRVW
- a CDS encoding bifunctional riboflavin kinase/FAD synthetase, which encodes MQVWTSIDQVPRDFASVVTIGNFDGMHRGHRRVISACVDRARKRGVAAVACTFDPHPRQVHQPDSHMQLISPLEDRLSAMDAAGLDHTLVIHYDRSFYSLTAREFVQLTLVEVLGAVEVVVGEDFRFGKDNAGTVETLRELGREYGFDVVMVADIISPQGRRWSSSWVRELLDEGDVAQAAYVLGRQHRVRGVVQHGFKRGRKLGFPTANLSEGIDGVVPADGVYAGWVVRSVPNTTAREFYPAAISVGTNPQFGGDKRTVEAHVLGRADLNLYGERIAVHFVERIRAMQAFDSVDALTAQMDDDLRQTALVLGIGVSGRVDPDAVTAN
- a CDS encoding class I adenylate-forming enzyme family protein, producing the protein MITEPHADFSAIHFLALSAARHAGRDNLIELHLDPAAHTYSEASRRTLAHSLDNALRAAQVLLDWNVGPTCRVIIMAPNCAWHMLVHVACSAIGAITVPLDQHLQAGELAAILVNCEPDVVICGDAQIDRVERATTLNIDADNASHPARQPRVVTVDQWSRAVAETSPLPLADVAALPADTVGAILYTSGTAAHPKGVTLTHENLWWGTRNFRDVFEYGPRTVEAVSVPLSHIGGFNGTTLDLAVSGGTVIIVDAFHPAALVEALGSYQVEMMFAVPTMYRMMCQVPTFTSDGLPSFTRPLIGGAPVPADLAAMLRERGLEPFSVWGMTEQAASGTCLVPGLPADRSTTSGFPFPHTRIGIEMVDGLDAHAVPVEGTRAGESPSLVASVLPPSSRGGDIRANTIGELICTGPSVTNGYWNDEELNAASLRGPWLRTGDLGFIDEDGFVHIVGRKVATVNTGGEKVLPHEVEQVLTRMDGVRSAHVVGVPDVKWGEAVSAVLVMNEGCEAPSLHDVREFAGRYLARFKVPQRLAVVESLPVSSNGKVTVSALRAVFAPGD
- the lipA gene encoding lipoyl synthase, with the translated sequence MSTLPEPEGRKLRRVEERNSHTPIEKQRPTWLKTRVSNGPGYQDMQQLVHRGGLHTVCAEANCPNIYECWEDREASFLIGGALCTRRCDFCDIATGRPTEYDRDEPKRLAESVKELGLRYVTITGVSRDDLEDGASWLYAESCRQIHVMQPGTGVELLVDDFKGDPHALAQIFESEPQVFAHNLETVPRLMKTIRPAFRYDRSLSVINAAKEAGLVTKSNLILGMGETTEEIESTMRDLLDAGCDILTITQYLRPSALHHPIDRWVKPQEFVRLRDVAYAMGFPACMSGPLVRSSYRSGKLWGEAMKNLGREIPSQYADLVELASAGAARQEASAVVGRMSPAECAHSTSAEPAIPASGSLVGRPLPVSAL
- a CDS encoding YbaB/EbfC family nucleoid-associated protein produces the protein MDEIAQAQERVKRQVAQAQQHAETATEFRRRAEKVTGQGTSRDRLVRITVNFQGHLRSTDIDSHAQGVPADHIAYDVMEAYNAARTDLRGQVHTIAGELFGEDSPIVSRLIGEM
- the rbfA gene encoding 30S ribosome-binding factor RbfA — protein: MADESRVHKVEDRIHQTVARLLGRRIKDPRLGFVTITDVRVTGDLQHASVFYTVLGDDEERAATARAFESAKGLIRSEVGKALGIRLTPTLEFILDALPETAASIEDALGKARARDEEIARGAQGASYAGEADPYRHPEEDDEEYADEGGADDTYVDQSDIDEADADTDEI